Genomic window (Gadus chalcogrammus isolate NIFS_2021 chromosome 3, NIFS_Gcha_1.0, whole genome shotgun sequence):
TTCTCAGtccctatttctctctttctttttgtgttACCATGAACATTGTATACTTATGTGGGCTTGTACATAATTTGTCTTTGATAAGAAGTACAGTATATTACCACGTATTTCAAATGGACAACGACTTTCTAGGCTTATCACTATCTATCTAAAATTTCTGGCAGcggtgggatttgaacccacgcctccgaagagactggagccttaatccagcgccttagaccgctcggccacgCTACCGTGTGAATTAATAGTCTAAACCCTGATCAATTTAAACGTATTTTCTATTGATTTACTATATAACAATTTAGCAAAAATACTTTTTTGACATTGTTCTGTGTTAAGTCAATTCAACCAATAGGGCAACAATGCAGTTTACGCAATAAGAAAGCTTCTTTCTAATTTTAAACCCATCAATTAGAATAACTAATAAAATCGCTTATAGTATcgatataatgtatatttttaaagatatatttaaataggcctactgtaaaactgTAAATTATTTAATGTTAATTCGACCCACGAAGAAGAAAACCCTGCACCGACTTCCGATTCCGCATTTGGACGACATCTGCGCCATTTTGATGAAAcggcgaggaggagcagggagccaCTGAAGCAACGTGTTGTGTCGCAATGGGTTTTAAAGATTAATTCTGAAACATGGTCATTATACATCGTATGTGGAGAACATCGGTGAAAACAAGTAGGATATCGGCCCTCCTGGCATAGCGTGGATTTATTTGAGGGGTAATTTCGAGAGCATGCTCGCATACAAGCCAATGCTTTTGTTTAGCCAGTGGTCCGCTCTTCTGTAGTGGCTTAAATAGTGAGCTAACCCATGTTAGCCTCGGCTCCATTTTAGTTATCTTTAGATTTGTCTTCAGAAAAGTGTTTCAACGCTTGACGTCGACGTGAAGATCGATGGACTAACATCTGATGTCCTTATTCATTACTGGGGACTTTGGAAAAGGACTTGGCTAAGAAAGACACCATAAGGACTGCATTTACTGCTCACGGAGACCTAGGCCCGCTGCTCACCTAGTGGCTGCGGCAGGCCCGGGGTTTCATGGACAATTCACCACGGACTTGATAGAATTTCCTATAAATATTTAAGCTTAACAGATACCAAATGGACTCCCTTGGATTTGTTAAGTGCAGTTGCTTTATATTGGACTGAAACGAACTGATAACAGTACACCTCGCCGTGTACTGGCGCACTTGCCTTCCACGTCAATGTTTTTCATTGGCAACAATGACTTTGTTGACATCCGCCAACTACCCGTTCTTGGATTACTTTTGTTGAATTTGTGCTGTGTTTCAGCGATTTCAGAGGGAAGGGTTGATGCATCATAACGCTGAAGACTAGCCTGTGTTGTAGCCCTGTATTCTTTATTaaactgtgttttgtgtgctaaCTTGAGTAATTCCCAAGTTTTGTAAAAATGTCGTGTGTTCATTATAAGTTTTCGTCCAAACTGGACTATAACACAGTCACGTTTGATGGGTTGCACATTACTCTCAATGAGCTTAAACGGCAGATCATGGCCCGTGAGCGTCTCAAGGCCACAGACTGCGACCTGCAGATCACCAATGCGCAGACGCGGGAAGGTACGTCTATTATGTCAACTATGCAAGTatagtaaaaacaaaacaatcagaCTATCGTCTTAACTCAAATGGATCGGCATGTTTATTAATTCAAACGAATGGCTTCATATAATGTGAAGTAATGTGCATTTGGTTCCGAACGGTCTTAATAGATGGATCGTGCGTCCTTTCAACAGGTCTGACTCATACTGTTGAATGATTAGTGTTGCAGCAAAATGTCTTCGCCCCCTTGTGTGTCACTCACCGATTCGTGAACATCGGGActtctatttttgttttcataGAGTACACGGATGACGAGATCCACATACCGAAACACTCTTCTGTCATAGTCCGTCGAACCCCTATTGGTGGGGTGAAGCCAGCTGGCAGGACGTTCATTATGTAAGTATACACTTTTTTGTTATTGAACTTTAACTCTTATGCTTATGTTGAGTGTTTGATACCCAGTGTGATATACCATCTCAACGCCTTTATCATCAATGGCTGATATCCACCCTGAAGATAAGGGTTTGTCTTGTCAGTGAAGACACCAAGTGGACCTAGTTGCCAAAAAATGTAATGATATGATGTTCTCCCCCTTCCCTACAGAGATCGTTCTGATACGGCCATGGTGGGATCGTCCAGACCAGTATGTAAACCCAACAACTCTGTACTccttctctcacctctctcatccccccctctctttggCTTAAATcacccctctctatccctcgaGAACATTCTGTCGATGATGACTgatttgtgtgtatttctctTGTTCACTCTGTCTTGGCTACATTTGTGTTCAGATCTGCCCTCTTCTGTGTGTTATTTATTGTCATGGTAGCAGGACTCTCCTGAAATCACCCATGTCTAAAGCTGTTTGCTGGTTCGCTCCATTGTTTCTTTGTTATGCACCCATGTTGGTGACGGAAACAATAAACCAGTCTACCAACCATCGCTTTTTCAGATGGTCCTGACTTGATTAACCAATTGTTTGAATAATGCTGTTGTCACACAATTATCTTTTTTAAAACGTTTTTTTAACCAATTGCGGACACTGTTGTTATGGTTGTATTTCATATTGAAATGGTGTTGTAGCCTGCTTCTTAGTCAGGCATATGTATTTGTGGCATTTGTAAAAGGGAAAGTTTAATGAGTTTAATTACTTATTACTCTGTGATTGTGTTTTCTTtgcaaatacatatattttttattctgtgTTGTGATGATCCCATGGAGTTAAGAAAATGATTGTAATTTAACGTTGACAGTGACTGAGGGGGTGTAAGTGAAGCACAGTACAACACAGTAACATTTTTTTAGTTTACCTTGCTAAACGTGACTGATTAACCCTGTCGAGTAACATTGTTTCTTGTCTTGTGTGTAAAGTGGCGGTATCTTATACTTTGCAATGAATATGGACTACACATAATGCTTAAATTTCAAGAgcgtaaatatttatttaatatctcACATTAAATGCTATGCATTAACTTTATATTCTTAAATTGAATTCTGCAATATGTGCAGTTCTCTGAAGTACAATGTTAAAACTGGTTTGGTGCATCACATAATTCGTTTTCTCAGAATGCAATACAATGCTTTTGTCAACTGGCCAACCAAAGTACAATACTGTGACATTACATAATGCTTATGGCACATAACCAGTAAACGTAATGACCTGTCTGACTCTGTGAAGGGGTTCCGTAGTTGACTGCAGTGAGAAGTATGGTGTAGTGTGTCCTGGAAGCTGTAAGCTGCAGAACCTATCAATAAAGTTGTTCAGTGGTTCCGTGTTAGAACCATATGCACCAGATCCCTGTGTGTTCCCTCCACAGCGTACCACCTTAACGCCGCCCCTCTGCTCTTGTCTTGTATCTTGTAATGGGAGGCCATACCACCAAGGAGATATAGCCATTACTTTGTAAAAGTAGTCATAATGTCCCCCTCGGTTCTCCTCGCCATCCAATGTGTGCTTTTCTAGACTAGTTGTAGGATGGACCGCAAGCCCGGCCAAATTGTGTTGTAGGGTAGAACGTCAGCAATATCATGGCAGTTGTTGTTAGTTAGGCACCCACACGTAGATTAAGAAGTATGCGATCATTGTTAGTATTTTTTTAGTGGAGGTAGCTGGCACTCTGCCAATATTTGCACCATTTGTTTTTGCTACCAGTACCTACTTCTGGAAAAGCTACAACAATGTTTATAGAACTTGGGATTTGTTTAAAATGTCAGCAGCACCATTTGTAATTTGGCCGGCTCAAAGCAAACGCTGCATGGTTTTAATATGATGGCTAGACATAGTAATGCGCCGATATGTATGCATTTATAGGACTCGTGCATTGTTTTTTAAGTTATTGGTTTGCATGAATTAACCTAGCATGACATCAGTCTATCTCGGTGAAGACAGATTTTTGGCAGACTTTAACTTGGAAGATGAACCTTTTTGTTAATGCATgtggatacattttaaatgtatccATACCTAGATACATAATCTTCGACCAAATACGATATCTGCCATGGAAACTCACCAGAAACGCTAaacctcctcccttctccacaAGCCTTCTGACTCCTTGATCGCCATAGTTAATCTCCTTCTGGAAACCCATCTGGCAACCCTGTATATAACGTTTCCGGCGGGTTCCTGTATTCGTTGACCTGTCTTAAACCACCAGAGAATTTCTTTCCAGGTTATGAATGGCAGGCGTTGGGGACAGTGTGCTGTACTGGTCGTCTGCCATCTCTTTAAGTACTGAAGCACTGTAGTGGTGGTGCCGGGGCGTCTACCTTCCCTCTTGCTTAACCACTGTATGTCTTGTAGTTgtcccatcacccccccccgtTAATGTGTATACTCTGATTCTCCTGCAGACCGATTCCTCCCCCTCTATGTCTCTGGCCCAACTCTCGAAGGTATTGTAGACTTATGGTTATTCCCCCTATTGAAAAATACATCCACTATTGGGGAAATAGTGTCCTATGTCTCTCTTGGGGGTCAACCTTTTCTTTCTCCTTCCGTCCTGTATCTCTTGGTATGTTTTCAGACGGCAAACCTGGCAGACGCAAACGCATCTGAGGAGGATAAGATTAAAGCCATGATTTCTCAATCCATCCATGACTATGACCCTATTCAGTcagtatatacacacaaacacaccgtatTTTAAACTTTTACACCATGTCTGGAATATGGTACTGGTGAAACTTGGTTTAACTGCAACACTTTAACACACTTAAATGTGCTTTTCTCCCGCAGTTACTCAAAGAAAGCTATCGGACCCCCACCTGGGCACTACATCTGCTTCCGCTGTGGCAAGACAGGGCACTACATTAGACAATGCCCCCTGCAGATGGTAAATATGGCCCAGGATACGAAGTGTTGAATGAATGGGTGCTTTCTACCGTTAACTGTACAAGCTTAATCTTGATGTGACACTTTGCTGTTCTACACATCCGTGGATTTGTTTCCAACCTTTTGTGTTTTGGTTTAAAGGACAAGAGTTTGGAAGGGCCCAAACCGGTGAAGATAAGCAAAGGCATTCCCCAGAGCTTCATGGTTAAAGCCGAACCGGACGCCAAAGGGGCCATGTTAACCAGCACGGGAGAATATGCCATTCCTGCCATTGATGCGTACGTGACAAATATAAACCCACACATGCAATCTATGAAAGGAGGCTCAAAATGCAGATTTGCTGCTCTAAAACTGATGTGGTCTTGTAGTCATGTTTCTTCTTTTAATTGCTTAtgacctttatttattttagtgaGGCGTATGCGCAGGGGAAAAAGGAGCGTCCTCCCTTTGTTCCTCGGGACCAATCAGCATCTGAGGACGAGTCTGACCCAATACCCGACGAGCTGCTCTGTCCAATCTGCAACGACCTGATGAGCGACGCTGTGGTCATACCGTGCTGTGGGAACAGCTACTGTGATGATTGTAAGTTCCCCTTTATGCAGTCTCTTTTAAAcactgtaaatgtaaatttcaTGCAATGCTCTAGTGATTTAAAAATGTAACACCGGCAATTGAGCTGCCATTAGATCAGCAAAGTAGAGTTCCTTTGATTAAAACGTTGGAACACCAAACTCCAAAATGGTTCCCACCTGATGATGAAGCGGGTTGTTCTTTGTATCAGGCATCAGGACCAGCCTGCTGGACTCCGAGGAGCACGTCTGCTACACCTGCAAGCAGTCGGACGTTTCGCCCGACAACCTCATCGCCAACAAGTTCCTGCGTCAGGTAACGCCCTCGTCCATACCACTCTCCACTCCAACAAGTTGAATGCGATTGTCATTCAGAAGCCCCAAGTGCGTATAGAAACTCACTAACTTactagggttagtgttagggtatttcatttggggaaataattgaattgcgattattttgaccaatattgtgATTTAATATGTAATTTCCTTATCGTCTTTGTTATTCACTGAAAGAGCAATAAATCCTTCTTTACTATGACCAACAAAACATGGGCAGTCAACATAtaatctgctctttcctttagtcCAGGCCGATGTGTTGGTGACTTGATATtgtaacatctttatttaactattgagttgtaaaataataaatataaatcttgCTGATAtccagtcagtaacggtaacaaatccccaaaaaagaaaatagtTTTATTCTATTACTTCGCGGTTTTAATTTATCAATTTGATTATCCCCCCCAGGCCGTGAACAACTTTAAGAACGAGACGGGCTACACCAAACTCGGGCgcaagcagctgcagcaggtggcGCCGTCtgtgccccgccccctgcccccccgccaCGTGCCCTCCAGGCAGCAGGACCCACTGATGGCCCACGTCGCCATCCCGCCCCCCCGcgccctcccccccgccgcccccgccgtcGCCCCACCGCAGCCTCTGGTCGTGCTGCCTCCCCCGGTTGTTTCGGCGCCgcctcccgccgccgccgccgccaccaccaccgccgccattGTGCGACAGGACACCCCCCCACTGGCCCCGCCGCCGACCCAGGACTCCCGGGATCGCCATGACAACCGGGACGTCCATGACAACAGGGAAATCCCCGACAACCGGGACCTCCACGATGCCCGGGACAATAGGGAGCACCATGACAACCGGGACGCTCGGGACAGCCGGGATCACGGCGACGCCCGTGACACCCGggatcaccatgacaaccgggACCACCACGACCCCCGGCATGACCCCCgagaccagcaccaccaccaccaccccagagACCAACACCACCACGACCCCCGGGAGCGCCACGACGTCCACTCCCCGATGCAGTCCGGCGGCCAGAGGGAACCACCCCCGCCAGGGTACGTTGTCAGGCACGGCGTTAAGTAAGTCTGAAATGAGACCTTTTAACGGGGGCGCATCAGACGGTATCAGCTGCTAATACGCTGCACTcttgtttgtttaccttgatcAGTGAGGCGGACCACGACCCACACATGATGATGAACCAAGGTCCACCGCACGACGGCAGGCCACAGGTAGGCACACTTAAGTCCCGCATGGAGGGGGTTTAACCAACTGGCCATAACGAGGGCTCAGTGAGTACGAAATGAATCACACCCCTCTTTCTGTCCGTCCCTGCTGCAGAATTGCCACCACCCTCTGATTGGACATCCACCCCCTCCAAGGCCCCTTCATCACCAACAAGGTGAGTGCCTCCCTGGAGATCGTACCCCATTGTACCAGCAGGTGTTTGATTAGCCACTGCAAACATTTCCATTAGTGACAACACCAGTGGTGCTGATGGATCCCCCcgccagcctacccagtgggaAAGCATGTGCCCCATTTTATAGAAGCGTTAACTTCCCCTGTCGCTGTTCTCCCCCCAGGTCCCCCGCCACGCCCCCATCAGccccacagaggaggaggtccagtgggaggaggaggacccagACACTGGGACAGGTACACTTCTCCAGCCCTGTAGACTAATACAAACAAATCACTGATTGCTTTATTGCCGCGCAGGTGTTGGAAGTCATTTCCGTgggtgtaaaataaaaaataacacaaattgAAAACGCCCCTGTACATGTGAATAATTTAAGGATTCAGAAGATAAAAATCTAAAACATCAGGAATTACATGGCACTGCCTTCTCACCAGCCGTCCGTGTCTCGCCCTTTTCTCAGAAACTTCCGGCCCCGTGAGGATCACCCCCCACCCCGGATGCAGGTGGCCCCCTTCCCGCCCAACGCCGCGCCCCCGGTTTACGCCGCCCCCGCGCtctatccccctcccccccagatcTACCCGCCCCCCTACTCCACGGGACCCGGCCTCATCCCGCCGCCCCCCGTCGGCTACCAGCCCCAGCCCATGTACCCCCCCGGGATGCAGGGCATCAACCCCCCCTGGATGCCCCCCAACAACCAGCACCCCCTCGGGccccacccgccccccctcaACCAGCCCCACCTCTCCAAGGAGGAGTTCTACCGGCAGCACCATCTCCATCACCACCCCGACGAGTGAGCTTTGGCTTTGTTTCCTGTTGGGGCCCGAATGTGACAATTAGAGTGCTGGGACTGGTGATCTGTTTGGAAATTGAAACAATAACTTGATTAAGAGGGGATTTAATGAAAGGGTAATGAACGTCTTGAGTGGAGGATgtttactgtctgtctgtctgtgctccaTCAGGGTAACCTCCAAGCTTGACGAGTTCACTAAAGACTTCCACAAAGAGCTGATGAAGTACTGCAGTGCGCCAAAGAGACGCAGACGGTCTTACACCAGGTAATTGCACACGACTCACTGACAATGCAACGAGGGAGCGCAAGCTGTCTGCGGTTTGGCGGTGGCGTGACACTTCTCCCTTGTCCCTCTCAGGTCGCGGACCTACAGCCGCTCGCCGTTCAGCCGCTCTCCCTTCTCcaggtcccggtcccggtcccggtcgtACTCCTACACCCCAAGCCGCTCGCGCTCGCGCTCCCGCAACCGGTCCTACCCCCGCTCGCCCTTCTCCCGGCGCAACGGGCGCAGCTACGGCCGCACGCGCTCCCGTTCCCGCTCTCGCTCCAGGCCGTACACGTACCGTCGGTCGGGCTCTCCGCGCTCTCCCGGGCCGTACCGCCCCCCCGGTGGTCAAGGCTGGGACGGCGCAGACGGAGCCGCCTTCAGGTCCAGGTCCCGTTCCCGCACCCCTGGCGGCTTCCGGAGGGTCAGTCCCGGCGGCGGTGGAGGCGCTGGCGGAGGCGGTCGCAAACCCCCGCCGCGGGAGCCGCCGCCCTTCGACGGGCGGGACATGAGCCCCGGAACCCACGAGCGCTGGGAAAGGGACGGCTACAGGCAGTGGGAGAGGGACTACCGGGACTACTACAAGTACTACAGGGACTACGACGGCCAGCCCCCGCACCACAGGGCGCACGGCAGCCGGGACCGGGAGAGGGACCGGCTCTCGCCCCCGCCCAGAGACTACTCCCCCCAGGGCAAGAGCCGGAGGGGGCGGGACGGCGACCGAGGCGCGCCCTCGTTCcaccagccctcctcctcctccgggacCAAGAGCAGCAGCAAGAGCAGCAAGTCCAAGaaagtgaagaagaagaagaacgggGACGAGTCGGAGGCGGCCCACCAGTCCATGGACCGAGGGGACGCCACCCCCGTCCGGGACGAGCCCATGGACGACGCGCCCAACCTCTCCAAGAcgccccccagctcctccaagAGCAGCTCCGCCGCCAAGGCCGCCACCAGcaagagctcctcctcctctgcgtcCGCCAAGACCTCGTCCAAGTCAGGGAAGACCTCGTCTGACAAGAGCAAGAAGGACAAGACAtccaaggtcaaggtcaaggtgAAAACCGAGGCCGCGAAGGTCAAAGGTAAAAAAGCGGTGCCGGACGCAGCACCGGCCAAAAAGAAGGagggctcctcttcctcctcctccaccaccgctgccgcggctcctcctcctcctcctcctcctcctcctcctctttcgaAGTCGTCCAAGACCACCAAGGCCCCAGGGCCCGAGGAGACCAGCGTCCCGGCCGTCGTGAAGAAGGACAAGGCCAAGGCGCCCGCGCCGCGGCCCGTCCCGATCAAACCCCGCCTGGTGTCCTCTCGGAtccaacccccgccccccccggttCTCCTGGACCCCCCGCGGCCCGTCGTCGACCTCCACGGCGGGCGGGACCCCCTGAAAAACGCCGGCCTCCTGCCGCTCCCGATGCAGCACGGGCTCCTGATGCtgccccaccacccctccttcCAGATGGACAAACGCAGGCGGCCTGGGGAGGAGCGGCCGCCTTTCCTTCTGGGGCTGCCCCCAAACAAGCTGCGGTGCATCGGGGTACCCGGGATGGGGTTGGACCGCCTCCCTCACACCCAGATGGTGCTCCCGGCGCAGCTCCTGAGAGTCCCCAGTGCCATGGACCGACCAGGAATACTGCCCACCCCGGGAGCGCCCCGTGATCCAGGGCGAGGGGACATGGGCCAGCGAGACATGGGCCAACGGGACTTGGGCCAACGGGACTTGGGCCAACGTGACTTGGGCCAACGTGACTTGGGCCAACGTGACTTGGGCCAACGAGACATGGGCCAGCGAGACATGGGCCAGCGAGACATGGGCCAGCGAGACATGGGCCAGCGAGACATGGGCCAGCGAGACATGG
Coding sequences:
- the LOC130379605 gene encoding E3 ubiquitin-protein ligase RBBP6-like isoform X1 gives rise to the protein MSCVHYKFSSKLDYNTVTFDGLHITLNELKRQIMARERLKATDCDLQITNAQTREEYTDDEIHIPKHSSVIVRRTPIGGVKPAGRTFIIDRSDTAMVGSSRPTDSSPSMSLAQLSKTANLADANASEEDKIKAMISQSIHDYDPIHYSKKAIGPPPGHYICFRCGKTGHYIRQCPLQMDKSLEGPKPVKISKGIPQSFMVKAEPDAKGAMLTSTGEYAIPAIDAEAYAQGKKERPPFVPRDQSASEDESDPIPDELLCPICNDLMSDAVVIPCCGNSYCDDCIRTSLLDSEEHVCYTCKQSDVSPDNLIANKFLRQVTPSSIPLSTPTS
- the LOC130379605 gene encoding E3 ubiquitin-protein ligase RBBP6-like isoform X2 — translated: MSCVHYKFSSKLDYNTVTFDGLHITLNELKRQIMARERLKATDCDLQITNAQTREEYTDDEIHIPKHSSVIVRRTPIGGVKPAGRTFIIDRSDTAMVGSSRPVCKPNNSVLLLSPLSSPPLFGLNHPSLSLENILSMMTDLCVFLLFTLSWLHLCSDLPSSVCYLLSW
- the LOC130380077 gene encoding E3 ubiquitin-protein ligase RBBP6-like, with product MTNKTWAAVNNFKNETGYTKLGRKQLQQVAPSVPRPLPPRHVPSRQQDPLMAHVAIPPPRALPPAAPAVAPPQPLVVLPPPVVSAPPPAAAAATTTAAIVRQDTPPLAPPPTQDSRDRHDNRDVHDNREIPDNRDLHDARDNREHHDNRDARDSRDHGDARDTRDHHDNRDHHDPRHDPRDQHHHHHPRDQHHHDPRERHDVHSPMQSGGQREPPPPGEADHDPHMMMNQGPPHDGRPQVPRHAPISPTEEEVQNFRPREDHPPPRMQVAPFPPNAAPPVYAAPALYPPPPQIYPPPYSTGPGLIPPPPVGYQPQPMYPPGMQGINPPWMPPNNQHPLGPHPPPLNQPHLSKEEFYRQHHLHHHPDEVTSKLDEFTKDFHKELMKYCSAPKRRRRSYTRSRTYSRSPFSRSPFSRSRSRSRSYSYTPSRSRSRSRNRSYPRSPFSRRNGRSYGRTRSRSRSRSRPYTYRRSGSPRSPGPYRPPGGQGWDGADGAAFRSRSRSRTPGGFRRVSPGGGGGAGGGGRKPPPREPPPFDGRDMSPGTHERWERDGYRQWERDYRDYYKYYRDYDGQPPHHRAHGSRDRERDRLSPPPRDYSPQGKSRRGRDGDRGAPSFHQPSSSSGTKSSSKSSKSKKVKKKKNGDESEAAHQSMDRGDATPVRDEPMDDAPNLSKTPPSSSKSSSAAKAATSKSSSSSASAKTSSKSGKTSSDKSKKDKTSKVKVKVKTEAAKVKGKKAVPDAAPAKKKEGSSSSSSTTAAAAPPPPPPPPPPLSKSSKTTKAPGPEETSVPAVVKKDKAKAPAPRPVPIKPRLVSSRIQPPPPPVLLDPPRPVVDLHGGRDPLKNAGLLPLPMQHGLLMLPHHPSFQMDKRRRPGEERPPFLLGLPPNKLRCIGVPGMGLDRLPHTQMVLPAQLLRVPSAMDRPGILPTPGAPRDPGRGDMGQRDMGQRDLGQRDLGQRDLGQRDLGQRDLGQRDMGQRDMGQRDMGQRDMGQRDMGQRDMGQRDMGQRDMGQRDLGQRDLGQRDLGQRDLGQRDMGLRDMGLRDMGQRDIGQRDIGQRDIGQRDIGQRDIGQRDMGQRDVGQRDMGWVDIRPLMDLQVKPMAPRRIKLNRDLGRKNSTEGPSTDKPPAAPEKTPSATDKASSGSTPTGERPPRGPEPTGRRERSVSRERGGSRERPGSGRDRDQRMGLDRDRDRVSGADRERDRIPGSDRERDTNLGTDRERDRISRSDRDRDRDRDRISGSDRDRERVSGSDRDRDRPPGSDRERDRGPASDRERDRLPGSDKGRERAPGSGKERDRSRGPDRERGQSSDSDRHREKTSAAPAAEKMAVTVERDAADGQRLVKTDKSDSGGGAVGRSVSVDKMTIAERSAIARKTAEPAEKARRSSKEKDAESSEKGPKTDRAVSKDRAERTGTSGEKPAAAPREAGKGSDSSATKSRSRVNRKALTSRPSGSRPAETGRSDSDQNQRSGSSKDSDPRSQSPGDGRKHSPTPEPSPGRVEVLIQPPPRSKWERDDEEEWPENGLAAPAEKPASPPRGREKEKHPDAPKPVKSLARDGPKEEKRGAAKEEKTTTPAATTTTGKGVKQEGKAVKTSQAVKAKAPRDESRGHGRTDGRSGEREEPKGVAAKEERAPGGAGREESRGPEPRRQRLCSDLGRETDEAAFVPDYSEGEGSEPQKGGSVSASPSHSVASGSPAHSNASGSVATTATGDKKKKKKRKKDKKHKKHKKHSGQDAPEDAESKERKHKHKKKKHKKSKEAEEPGSKTPQE